The following are from one region of the Candidatus Kryptoniota bacterium genome:
- a CDS encoding Fic family protein, translated as MDLKEYSAGVFTQQYGYKSFDPTTINHEWSWSDPKINKLLADASRKLGELNAFAHSVPDIDVFIRMHVAKEAAKSSRIEGTKTEIEEAVSDKQDVLPGKREDWQEVQNYITAMNAAIEELKDIPLSTRMLKKTHKILLAGVRGTHKTPGEYRTSQNWIGGASIEDAVFVPPHHSRIDTLMGDLENFLHNVNIDVPELIRIAIAHYQFETIHPFLDGNGRIGRLLITLYLVSKGLLSKPTLYLSDYLEKHKGVYYDNLTLVRTHHDITQWVKFILVAIAETSNTGVETLKKILKLKDDIEGTRIVGMGKKVKSARLFMNVLYSNPVITINSAKQKLGLTHPTTGALIADFERLGILKEVTGFKRNRLFLFTEYLNLFM; from the coding sequence ATGGATCTGAAGGAATATTCGGCTGGCGTCTTCACCCAGCAATACGGATATAAGAGTTTCGACCCCACAACCATTAATCATGAATGGTCGTGGTCCGATCCGAAAATCAATAAGCTTCTGGCTGACGCGAGCCGCAAGCTTGGCGAACTCAATGCCTTTGCCCATTCCGTTCCGGATATAGATGTCTTTATAAGGATGCACGTCGCAAAAGAAGCTGCGAAGTCAAGCCGGATCGAAGGAACGAAAACTGAAATTGAGGAAGCGGTGTCAGACAAGCAGGATGTCCTTCCCGGGAAGCGGGAGGACTGGCAGGAAGTCCAGAATTACATAACGGCAATGAATGCCGCGATAGAAGAATTGAAGGATATTCCTCTCTCGACGCGGATGCTGAAGAAAACACACAAAATTCTTCTCGCGGGTGTCCGAGGCACACACAAAACGCCGGGAGAGTACAGAACGAGTCAGAATTGGATCGGCGGAGCCTCCATCGAGGACGCTGTCTTTGTTCCTCCACATCATTCCAGAATAGACACCCTGATGGGGGACCTCGAGAATTTCCTGCACAACGTGAATATAGACGTGCCTGAGCTGATCAGGATTGCAATTGCTCATTACCAGTTCGAGACAATCCATCCCTTCCTCGATGGTAACGGGAGGATAGGAAGGCTCTTGATTACACTTTACCTCGTGAGTAAGGGACTCCTGTCCAAACCGACACTTTACCTGTCGGATTACCTTGAGAAACACAAGGGCGTCTATTACGATAACCTGACGCTTGTTCGAACTCACCACGACATTACCCAATGGGTGAAATTCATCCTCGTCGCGATAGCGGAGACATCGAACACGGGTGTCGAGACACTCAAGAAAATTCTCAAGCTGAAGGACGATATCGAAGGGACAAGAATCGTCGGGATGGGAAAGAAAGTAAAGAGTGCCAGACTATTTATGAACGTGCTGTACAGCAACCCGGTCATAACCATTAACAGCGCAAAGCAAAAGCTTGGACTCACGCATCCTACTACAGGCGCTCTCATAGCCGACTTTGAACGCCTCGGCATTCTCAAGGAAGTAACCGGATTCAAGAGGAACAGACTCTTTTTGTTCACCGAATACCTCAACCTGTTCATGTAG